The following is a genomic window from Pseudomonas sp. FP2335.
GACTTTGCCCCTGACGCCAATATCCTCTCGACCACCGACTTGACCAGTGTGATTACCTACGCCAACAAGGACTTTATCGACGTCAGTGGCTACAGCCGCGAGGAGCTGCTCGGCGCACCGCACCATCTGTTGCGTCACCCGGACATGCCGGCCGCGGCGTTTGCGCACATGTGGCAAACCTTGAAGGCGGGACGCTCATGGATGGGCATGGTGAAAAACCGCTGCAAGAACGGCGATCACTATTGGGTCAGCGCCTATGCCTCGCCGGTCACGCGTGATGGTGTGACGGTGGAGTATCAGTCGGTGCGCACCAAGCCGGATGCGCGCCGCATCGCAGCAGCGGAACGTGCCTACGCCCAATTGCGCGGGGGCAAGCGGCCGCTGCTGCCCACGTTCGGCATGGGCCTGAAGTTATCGTTGTGGGTGGTCGGCACCGGCGGCCTGACCTGGGCGTTGGGACTGGGCCTGGCGGACTACGCGCTGGTTTGGCAACTGCTGGCGCTGGTGCTCGGTGGCGCTGTGGGCGCGGCGGGGGTCAACGCGATCCTGCGGCCCCTGGCGCAGTTGAATCAACGCGCGCGTGCAATCGCCGACAACCCCTTGAGCCAGGCGATCTACACCGGACGCACGGATGAGTGCGGGACGATCGAATTTGCCCTGCACATGCTTGAAGCCCAGGTGGGCGCAGTGGTCGGGCGCATCGGCGATGCATCGTGGCGCTTGTCCGGGCATGCCGCGCAGTTGGTCGAGCAGTTGGACAGCAGTCATGCCAGCAGCCTCGGCCAGCAGACCCAGACCGATCAGGTGGCGGCGGCGATCCACCAGATGACCGCCAGTGTGGCTGCGGTGGCCAACCATGCTGTCGTGGCGTCCAAGGCGGCCGACCAGGCCGGCAACGAAACCCGTGAAGGTCATCTGCGGGTGGATGAAAGCCGCGATGCGGTGTTGCGCCTGTCCCAGGAACTGACCCGCGCCACTGAGGTGATCCACCAACTGGAAAGTCACAGCGGTGAAATCAGCAGCGTGCTGGAGGTGATCCGCACCATTGCCGAACAAACCAACCTGCTGGCACTGAATGCCGCCATCGAAGCGGCGCGGGCCGGCGAGCAGGGCCGTGGTTTTGCCGTGGTTGCCGATGAAGTACGCGGCCTGGCGCAACGCACCCAGCAATCGACCAACGAAATCCAGCGCATGATCAGCACCCTGCAAGGCGGCGCGCGGGACGCGGTGCAGGCCATGGCGCAGAGCAGCGAACATGTCGACGCCAGCGTCGTGCAGGCACAACGGGCGGCGGCCGCGTTGGATGGCATCAGCCAGCGCGTGAGCCAGATCACCGGCATGAGCCAGCAGATCGCGGCGGCGGTGGAGGAGCAAAGTGCGGTGAGCGAAGACATCAATCGCAATATTGTCGGTATTCGCAATGCAGGGGAGGCCACCGTCTGCGCGGGGCAGCGCAGCCAGCGCAGTTCCGGGGATGTGGCGGCGTTGGCGGAAGACTTGCGGCAGTTGGCGCGGGAGTTCTGGGGCAAGCGACATTAGTGGGATTTGGAGTGAATGTGCTGCCGCCTTCGCAAGCCAGCCTGCACAGTTGCTCCACTGCCAACCCCCTGTGGGAGATTCTATGGTTGAGAGGCAGCATATCCGCCAACAGTGCCGCCGCCTTCGCAGCCTCGCTAAAGCTCGACAGCTCCCACAGGGGACTAGCAGTGTCTGGGCGATCTGCAGCCGAGCACTGACAGCCCGCCAACACCGATCACCTGTGGGAGCGGGCTTGCCCGCGAAGGGGCCGGTACTGCCTACGCCGCCCTCAACGAAATAAACGCATAGTTGGCCGGCACCTCGGTAGCAATCTGCGCCCCCGCATCCAGCAGTTGCTCGGCAATGTCCATCCCGGACACATGAAACACCCACTCATTGGCCACGGCCGGCCGTTGCGTCGCCAATTCAAGCGCCTGGGCAAACGCGCCCATGTCCGGCAGGTACGCGGTAAACCCATCGCCCTTGAGCGCCGTGGTGCGCAGGCCGAGTAAGGCGCACACGGCTTCTTTGGTCTGGACGTCATCGCGGTCGGCCTGGCGCGAGCGCTGGATCAAGGCGGCCAACTGCGGGTCCGCCAGTTCGCCACCGACGATCAGCGCCGGGCCCTGTTCCCAGGATTCCGGTGGGCATTCCTTCGCCGCGGGGTTCAACGGGATGTGCGGATTGATCTCCATCGGATAGATCCGACACACCAACGGCCGCCGCTCATAGATGCGGCACAGGTTGTCTGCGTCAAGATTCCGGCAACGCCCGGCGTTGTAGGCGGCAAAGGTGATGGCCAGCAACGCCTCGGTGTTGCCGCAGGGCACCACCACCGAACGGCGTTCGGCATGCTCGCGTTGCTGGGCGGGCAAGCCCAGGCCGCTGGCGAGAAAACCTTCCACGAGCACGATGACCTGGCCGCCGTCCGCCGCCCACATGCGGGCTTCATCGAGGGTCAGGGGGACGTGGTGGTCGCTGCAGCATTTGCCGCAACCGACGCAGGAAAAATGAGTGTTCATGGCGGATCTGTCACCAGGCTAGGTCAGAGGGCACACTTGAGCGGTGACGGGTTTTTACCTCTGTCCACCGCTCAGCCTGTCTGGAAGCAAGTTGTGCGCCAGTGCCTGTCAGTCTGCTGCGACGACATCGCGTAGGACGAATCTCATTTCAGCGCTTTCATAGAGCTTGCGTGCGCGCAGGTTGCTCTCCAGCACCTTGAGATCCACGTAGGGTTCGCCGCGTTGCTTGAACACCTGGAAGCAGTGCAGCAACAACGCACGGCCCAGCCCCTGGCCCTGGGCGCAGGGGTGTATGGCGAGATTCTTGATAAACGCGCTGGTCCAGCATTGCGCCACGCCGAGAATACCGTCGGCGTTGCTGGCTACCAGGCACAGCGTCGGGTCGAATTCGGCGTCGGTGACAAACTGGTGTCGCCATTCATCCAGGCCGGGTACGCGGCCACCGCCTTGGTCCTGGGTCATGCGCAACACTGCATGAATCGCCGGGGCCAGCGCGTCGCGGTAGTGATCCAACTGCGTACCCGCCGGCCATTGCTGCGCGGGCAGGCTGGCGGTGAGGTCGCGGCGTAGCAGCTGGAAATACTCGCTCACCGCTTACAGGCCTTTTTGCGCCACAGTCTGGGCGGCGATCACCAGGCACTTGGTCAGTTCCGGCGAAGAAAACTTGGTCAGCACCGAATCGGCCCCGGCCAGGCGGGCTTTTTCGCTGTTCATCGCGCTGTCCAGGGAGGTGTGCAACAGCACGTAGAGGTCTTTGAAATCCGGGGTTTCACGCAGGGTGCGGGTGAGGGCGTAACCGTCCATTTCGGACATCTCGATGTCCGATACCACCACATTGATCTGCTCGGCCGTGCCTTGCAGCTCCAGCAGCACATCGATGGCCTCCTTGGCACTGCGCGCGGTGTGACAGGTCAGGCCGAGGTTACGCAGGGTGTGCACCGATTGCTGCAGGGCGACCTGGCTGTCATCCACCACCAAGATGCGGGCGTTGCCCAGCACTTCGGCTTCTTCCATGGTCAGGTCGGTCGGCGCTGCTTCAACCGGCGCCGGGGCGATGCCGTGGATGACTTTTTCAATATCCAGCACTTGTACCAAGCCACCTTCGACCTGGGTGACCCCGGTGATAAACGCGCGGTTGCCGCCGGAGCCGTAGGGCGGCGGACGGATATCGGTGGTCAGGCAGTGCACAATCTTGCTCACCGCCTGTACATGCAGGCCCTGCTTGGAACGGCTGACGTCAGTGACGATCAGGCAGCCGCCGTCCGGGTCTTGCAGGGGCATTTCGCCGAGGGCGCGGCTCAGGTCGATCACCGACAGCGAGGCTCCGCGCAGGATGGCGATGCCTTTGACGTGGGGGTGGGACTCCGGCAGCTTGGTCAGCGGCGGGCAGGGAATGATTTCGCTGACTTTCAGCAGGTTGATCGCCATCAGCTTGCCGCTACGTAAGGTAAAGAGCAGAAGCGAGAGTGAGTCTGCGCGGGCTTTGGTGGTGGACATAAAAACCTTCTGAGGATCAGGGATGACGATCTATACCGAGTTATCGACTTGAGGGCGCCAGGCTTTAACCGGGTTTTGTATCGGGCGGGTTTCTGTGGGAGCAGGCAAGCCAACTCCCCCCCAGAAGCACCCGCCCACCGTAGTGAGAGGTCAGCCTTTCCACACTTGCGGGTTCACCAGATCCTGCGGACGCTGGCCCAGTAGGGCACTGCGCAAGTTGTCCAACGCACGATTGGCCATGGCTTCGCGGGTTTCATCTGTCGCCGAGCCGATGTGCGGCAAGGTCACTGCATTGCTCAGTTGGAACAGCGGCGATTGCGCCAGGGGCTCCTGCTCATACACATCCAGTCCCGCCCCGCGAATCCGCTGGGTTTGCAGCGCTTCGATCAGTGCCGGCTCATCCACCACCGGGCCACGGGAGATGTTGATCAGGATCGCGCTGGATTTCATCAAGCCCAGCTCGCGGGTGCTGATCAGGTGACGGGTCTTGTCGCTCAACGGCACCACCAGGCAGACGAAATCCGCTTCGGCCAGCAACTGGTCAAGGCTGCGCAACTGTGCGCCCAGCGTTTGTTCCAGCTCGGTCTTGCGGCTGTTGCCGCTGTACAGGATCGGCATGTTGAACCCCAGGTGCCCGCGACGGGCCACGGCCGCGCCGATATTGCCCATGCCGACGATGCCCAGGGTCTTGCCGTGCACATCGCAACCGAACAACGCTGCGCCGACGCTGGCTTTCCACTGACCGGCCTTGGTCCAGGCGTCCAGCTCGGCGACGCGGCGCGCGCTGCTCATCAGCAGGGCGAAGGCCAGGTCGGCGGTGCTTTCGGTGAGCACGTCAGGGGTGTTGGTGAGCATGATCCCGCGTTCATTGAAGTAGGGCACATCGTAGTTGTCGTAGCCCACCGAGACGCTGGAGACCACTTCCAGCTTGCCGGCGCCTTCGAGCTGCGCGCGGCCCAGCTTGCGACCCACGCCGATCAAACCGTGGGCGTGGGGCAGGGCTTCGTTGAACTGCGCGTTGATGTCACCCAGTTTGGGATTGGGCGCGATCACCTCGAAATCCTGTTGCAGGCGTTCGATCATTGGCGGGGTGATACGGCTGAAGGCGAGGACGGTCTTTTTCATTGCAGGCGGGCTCATCGACTACGGAAGAATGCCAAGCAAGCTAACATTCCTCGTCTGTGTTGTCAGGACACCACTCAATCAACGTGTACACAGTTCAACCTGTGGGAGCGGGCTTGCCCGCGAAGGCGGTGGATCAGCCAGCAAGTCTGTATCTGACACACCGCCTTCGCGGGCAAGCCCGCTCCCACATTTGATTTCTGCGGTTCGAACTACCTCAGTTCACCAAACGAGCGCCGCCCAAACCCCCACTCAACTCATACGCCGCCAACTCCGCCTGATGCGCCGCCAGGATTTCCGGCATCACCCGAACCAGGGTGCCATTACGCAAACCCTCGATGGCCGCGTACACCGGCAGCAGGCTGACGCCCATGCAACGTGTACACCGTTCAACCTGTGGGAGCGGGCTTGCCCGCGAAGGCGGTGGATCAGCCAGCAAGTCTGTATCTGACACACCGCCTTCGCGGGCAAGCCCGCTCCCACATTTGATTTCTGCGGTTCGAACTACCTCAGTTCGCCAAACGAGCGCCGCCCAACCCCCCACTCAACTCATACGCCGCCAACTCCGCCTGATGCGCCGCCAGGATTTCCGGCAACGACCCGCGCAGGTATTCCACCCAGGTCTTGATCTTCGCATCCAGGTACTGGCGCGACGGGTAGATGGCGTACAGGTTCAGCTCCTGGGAGCGGTAGGTCGGCATCACCCGAACGAGGGTGCCGTTACGCAAACCCTCGATGGCCGCGTACACCGGCAGCAGGCCGACGCCCATGCCGCTAGTGATCGCGGTCTTCATCGCGTCGGCCGAGTTGACCAGGAACGGCGAGGTGTTGATCGCCACGCTTTCCTGGCCTTCGGGGCCGTTGAAGGTCCATTTGTCCAGCTGGATCACCGGGCTGACCAGGCGCAGGCAGGCGTGGTTGAGTAAATCATGGGGGCGTTGCGCGCAACCCTTGGCCTTGACGTAATCCGGCGAGGCACAGGCGATGCTGTAGGTGATGCCCAGGCGTTGGGACACGAAGCCCGAGTCCGGCAGCTCGCTGGCCAGCACGATGGAAACGTCGTAACCCTCGTCGAGCAGGTCCGGCACGCGGTTGGCCAGGGTCAGGTCGAAGGTCACGTCCGGGTGGGTGCGGCGGTAGCGGGCGATTGCGTCGATGACGAAATGCTGGCCGATGCCGGTCATGGTGTGCACTTTCAATTGCCCGGCGGGGCGTGCGTGGGCGTCGCTGGCTTCGGCCTCGGCTTCTTCGACGTAGGCGAGGATCTGTTCGCAGCGCAGCAAATAGCGTTTGCCGGCTTCGGTCAGGGCGATGCGGCGGGTGGTGCGGTTGAGCAAGCGGGTTTGCAGATGGGCCTCAAGGTTCGAGACCGCGCGCGAAACGTTGGCCGTAGTGGTGTCCAGTTGCGCGGCGGCGGCGGTGAAGCTGCCAGCTTCGGCCACGCAACTGAACGCGCGCATGTTTTGCAAAGTGTCCATGGGGGGTTCTCAGGGGCGATGGCAAATTGTGACATGAAGTTGCGCGCAGGTGTGCATCCACTGGGTGCCGCCCGCCCCCAAGGCTCAGCGCAAGGTCCAGGCTGTGCTGACCCGTGCCTCATAGTGCGGCAGGTAGTCGAGCAGCATTTGCACCAGCGCTTCTTGTGCCAGGGCACGGTTTTCCTGGGTTGGCGTGCCTGAGGCGGTGGCCGTCCGCAACCTCAGGCTTTCAACGGCCTGGCGCAGAGCCGGGCTGATGCGTGCCAGCTCATCAAGTTCGGCGTCGAGCACGCTGCCGGTTTTTTGTTGGCCGATGCTGTCGAGCAACGTCTGGAATGCTTCGGCGTGCTGCTTCACGTAATGGTCCCAGGCGGGTCGCTCCGGCAGCAGGCGACGGGCGATGGGCAATACCTGGTCCAGCGAGTCGCTGCCCAATTGCTCGCTGCGCAATTGTTGCCGGGTGCGCAGGGACTGCAGATCGAACCCGGTGTAATGGTTGACCACTGGCGGTAGCCGCAGGTCGTTAGCCTTGCTCAGCGTGTGGCGCGTGAGCAACACCACGGGTTGCCCGTGTTTGATTTTGACCAGCACCTGGGTGACCGCTCGTTTGGCCGGATCGAGCAGTGAGGCGCTGATCGACTGGACCAGTTGCTCCCAGTCAAATGTCTGCTGGCCAATGGCGCAAAGCCCGTTGCGCAAGGTTGTCTTGATCACCTGGGCGCCTTGGAGCGGGGCGATGTCGATGCTCAGGTAATCGCCGCTCAAGTGCGGGTCGTCGAGTTTTCGATGGCTGACTTCGATGCTCACGCCTTTGCCGCCTTCGTCCTGGGCCGACGCCGTGGCACTTACCGATCCGCTCAACACCTGGGCATGGCTCGCCAGTGTGTAGACCTTCACGGCATCCGGTCGGAGCAGTGCGCGGTGCTGCTGGATCACATCGAGTAACTGTCGGTCCAGGCCGGGGTCGACTGGCGCTTGAAGCTTCAGCCGCACGTAGCGCTCGAGCAATGCCTGGGCTTGCCGGGTGTGGTGCGCAGGCGTGGAAAGCTTTTGCATGAAGTGCCGGCTGCCCGACGCGGCCAGGCGCTTCATATCGTCGAGCAACCGCTCTGGCGTGTCGCCGTCGGGCGGCAACGGGCTCAGCTTGCGTGCGGCCATCGTCGCTGAGGTGTCGTACAGGCCGAGAATATCCAGCGCCTTGTGCGGGTAGGTGCGCCGCAGTCTCAGGTCCATTGCACTGTTGAGCTTGAGGAAGCTGAAGACATCGACGGCGACGTCGCTGCGTGCACTGATGATGAAGCCTTTTTCCGTTTTGAGCGGCCCGGGAGTGTCGTACAGGCATGGCAGTTCGATGTCGGCCAAGCCGTTTTCGGCCAGTGCCTGCCTGACACCCGGCTGGCTCAGTGCCGAATAATCCCGCTGCCTTTGCAGCGTGCTGCCGGGAACGTCGGCGTAGTGCGCCAGGCTTGCGTACTCCTTGGAGGAAAAATAGCCAAGGCTGAGCTGGTTGCGCGACTGGCTCTGGCCCAGGTTCAGCGCGATGGATTTCAGCTTGCCCTGCAGGGCAATGACCCGCGAGCGCTCGATGCGCTGGTCACGGGTGATTTCCAGGTGTGAGTCGTTCGTCAGGCAAGGGCCTGCACTGAGCTGCCGGGAGGGTTCCAGCATGAAGTCATACCCGAGATGGTAGTGGCTCGAACGTTTGTCCCCGGCGCTGACATCGGCAAGCGAGCGCAGTCTGGCGGGGGCCTGGCGCGTATGCCGGGCTTCGCCGACGGCCGCGCGAAATTGCCATTTGAGCGCACGGCACAAGCTGTAGTCAGCCTCAATCTGTGGGTTGCCGCGGGTACGGTGGCGTTCAAGCAGGTGTTCGGCCTTTTTGAAAAAGGCGTAGAAGCCTGGGAGTTCGTCGGCCGAGACTTCCAACTGCGGTTCGCTGTGGGTCAGCGTCTGGTGCAGCGCCCTGATCGGTTGTAGCTCCTGGGAACTGCCCGCGTAGGACTGCAGCTTTTCCAGCAGTGTGTCTGCGATCCAACGCACATCGCGTTGCACCGGCAGCATCCCCGGACGCAACGGCTCAGGGCGCAGATGTAACTGCCTGTGCAAGCCGTCGGCGGTGTCGTGTGCCGGCGGCAGCGGGGTAAACGTGCTGAGGGCTGAAAGCATGGGCGGCTCCAAGCGTGCTTAGGTGCCTCATTCTGTTACTCGCTTGCCCCCTACTATGTAGGTCAAATGCCCGGATTATCGCTAGAACGGTAACAAAGATTCACAGGAATACCCGCTTATCGTCCTCCAGGCCGCCGCCTAGAATTGCGCTACCTACCTCGCAACACCACCTCAGGAATACGCTTGCCGTGCCGCGTCGCATCAGCAGAGAGCCGAAGACTCTCATTAACAGAGGGCTGAAGGCTCTCAGTGTTTGCGCCTTATCGTTAGCAATCAGCGGCTGCATCGGAACCGGAGGAATCGCCCCCCAAGGCCAGGCCCTCAGCGCCAATACCCTGGCCACCGACGAAGCGATCCAGAGTGCCATCCGGGATGCCCATTGGCCCGCCAGTCAGTGGTGGCAGGCCTATGGCGACCCGCAACTGAACCGTTGGGTCGAACTCGCCACGCAAAACAGCCCAAGCCTGGCCATGGCCGCCGCCCGTGTGCGTGAAGCGCGCGCCATGGCCGGGATTGCCGAGTCGGCCGAGTCGCTGCAGATCAACGGCAACACCAGCCTCAAGCGCCATAACTGGCCGAAAGACCAGTTCTACGGCCCTGGCGAGCTGAGCGGCGCCAACACCTGGGACAACAACGCGTCCCTGGGCCTGAGCTACGCCCTCGACCTGTGGGGCCGCGAAAGCAACACCACCGAGCGCGCCGTCGACCTGGCGCACATGAGCGCCGCCGAGGAGCGCCAGGCCAGGCTCGAATTGCAGAACAACGTGGTGCGCGCCTATATCCAGTTGTCGTTGCATTACGCCAACCGCGACATCGTTGCCGCGACATTGGCCCAGCAACAGCAGATCCTCGACCTGGCCAACAAACGCCTGGACGCCGGGATCGGCACGCACTTGGATGTCAGCCAGGCCGAAACCCCGTTGCCGGAAACCCATCGCCAACTGGACGCCCTGGACGAAGAAATCGCCCTGAGTCGCAACCAGATCGCGGCACTGGCCGGCAAAGGGCCGGGGGAGGGCGCGCAATTGCAGCGTCCGAGCCTGGCCCTGGCCGCGCCGCTGAAGTTGCCGTCGAGCCTGCCCGCACAATTGCTCGGCCAGCGCCCGGACGTGGTTGCCAGCCGCTGGCAGGTCGCGGCCCAGGCCCGTGGCATCGATGTGGCTCACGCCGGGTTCTATCCCAACGTCGACCTGGTCGGCAGCCTTGGCTACATGGCCACGGGCGGCGGCATGC
Proteins encoded in this region:
- a CDS encoding methyl-accepting chemotaxis protein: MADYALVWQLLALVLGGAVGAAGVNAILRPLAQLNQRARAIADNPLSQAIYTGRTDECGTIEFALHMLEAQVGAVVGRIGDASWRLSGHAAQLVEQLDSSHASSLGQQTQTDQVAAAIHQMTASVAAVANHAVVASKAADQAGNETREGHLRVDESRDAVLRLSQELTRATEVIHQLESHSGEISSVLEVIRTIAEQTNLLALNAAIEAARAGEQGRGFAVVADEVRGLAQRTQQSTNEIQRMISTLQGGARDAVQAMAQSSEHVDASVVQAQRAAAALDGISQRVSQITGMSQQIAAAVEEQSAVSEDINRNIVGIRNAGEATVCAGQRSQRSSGDVAALAEDLRQLAREFWGKRH
- a CDS encoding YkgJ family cysteine cluster protein, producing MNTHFSCVGCGKCCSDHHVPLTLDEARMWAADGGQVIVLVEGFLASGLGLPAQQREHAERRSVVVPCGNTEALLAITFAAYNAGRCRNLDADNLCRIYERRPLVCRIYPMEINPHIPLNPAAKECPPESWEQGPALIVGGELADPQLAALIQRSRQADRDDVQTKEAVCALLGLRTTALKGDGFTAYLPDMGAFAQALELATQRPAVANEWVFHVSGMDIAEQLLDAGAQIATEVPANYAFISLRAA
- a CDS encoding N-acetyltransferase: MSEYFQLLRRDLTASLPAQQWPAGTQLDHYRDALAPAIHAVLRMTQDQGGGRVPGLDEWRHQFVTDAEFDPTLCLVASNADGILGVAQCWTSAFIKNLAIHPCAQGQGLGRALLLHCFQVFKQRGEPYVDLKVLESNLRARKLYESAEMRFVLRDVVAAD
- a CDS encoding chemotaxis protein CheV, whose translation is MSTTKARADSLSLLLFTLRSGKLMAINLLKVSEIIPCPPLTKLPESHPHVKGIAILRGASLSVIDLSRALGEMPLQDPDGGCLIVTDVSRSKQGLHVQAVSKIVHCLTTDIRPPPYGSGGNRAFITGVTQVEGGLVQVLDIEKVIHGIAPAPVEAAPTDLTMEEAEVLGNARILVVDDSQVALQQSVHTLRNLGLTCHTARSAKEAIDVLLELQGTAEQINVVVSDIEMSEMDGYALTRTLRETPDFKDLYVLLHTSLDSAMNSEKARLAGADSVLTKFSSPELTKCLVIAAQTVAQKGL
- a CDS encoding D-glycerate dehydrogenase — its product is MKKTVLAFSRITPPMIERLQQDFEVIAPNPKLGDINAQFNEALPHAHGLIGVGRKLGRAQLEGAGKLEVVSSVSVGYDNYDVPYFNERGIMLTNTPDVLTESTADLAFALLMSSARRVAELDAWTKAGQWKASVGAALFGCDVHGKTLGIVGMGNIGAAVARRGHLGFNMPILYSGNSRKTELEQTLGAQLRSLDQLLAEADFVCLVVPLSDKTRHLISTRELGLMKSSAILINISRGPVVDEPALIEALQTQRIRGAGLDVYEQEPLAQSPLFQLSNAVTLPHIGSATDETREAMANRALDNLRSALLGQRPQDLVNPQVWKG
- a CDS encoding LysR family transcriptional regulator encodes the protein MDTLQNMRAFSCVAEAGSFTAAAAQLDTTTANVSRAVSNLEAHLQTRLLNRTTRRIALTEAGKRYLLRCEQILAYVEEAEAEASDAHARPAGQLKVHTMTGIGQHFVIDAIARYRRTHPDVTFDLTLANRVPDLLDEGYDVSIVLASELPDSGFVSQRLGITYSIACASPDYVKAKGCAQRPHDLLNHACLRLVSPVIQLDKWTFNGPEGQESVAINTSPFLVNSADAMKTAITSGMGVGLLPVYAAIEGLRNGTLVRVMPTYRSQELNLYAIYPSRQYLDAKIKTWVEYLRGSLPEILAAHQAELAAYELSGGLGGARLAN
- a CDS encoding efflux transporter outer membrane subunit, producing MPRRISREPKTLINRGLKALSVCALSLAISGCIGTGGIAPQGQALSANTLATDEAIQSAIRDAHWPASQWWQAYGDPQLNRWVELATQNSPSLAMAAARVREARAMAGIAESAESLQINGNTSLKRHNWPKDQFYGPGELSGANTWDNNASLGLSYALDLWGRESNTTERAVDLAHMSAAEERQARLELQNNVVRAYIQLSLHYANRDIVAATLAQQQQILDLANKRLDAGIGTHLDVSQAETPLPETHRQLDALDEEIALSRNQIAALAGKGPGEGAQLQRPSLALAAPLKLPSSLPAQLLGQRPDVVASRWQVAAQARGIDVAHAGFYPNVDLVGSLGYMATGGGMLEFLAGKKFNYNVGPAITLPIFDGGRLRAELGEASAGYDVAVAKYNQTLVNALKGISDQLIRRESMDKQSAFAAQSVASAQKTYDIAMIAYQRGLTDYLNVLNAQTLLFHQQQIEQQVQAARLSAHAELVSALGGGLGAGDDVPPDAKTLPSKTPAALAVFDH